GCCTCATCGCCCAATTCGGCGCCGGGGTGGACAACATTGATGTGCAGACCGCCGTGCAGCGCGGCATCACCATCACCAACACGCCAGGCGTCCTCACCGAAGACACCGCCGACATGACGATGGCGCTCATCCTCGCCGTGCCGCGCCGCATCATCGACGGCGTTCGGGTGATCGAGCAGGACAAGTTCACGGGTTGGAGCCCAACCTGGATGATGGGCCGTCGTATTTGGGGCAAGCGCCTCGGCATTATCGGCATGGGCCGCATCGGCCAAGCCGTCGCGCGCCGCGCCAAGGCGTTCGGCCTGCAAATCCACTATCACAACCGCCGCAAAGTGGCGCCGCACATCGAACAGGAGCTTGAGGCGACATACTGGGACAGTCTCGATCAGATGCTGTCGCGCATGGACATCGTCTCGGTGAATTGCCCGCACACGCCGGCGACCTATCACTTGTTGAGTGCGCGTCGCCTGGCGCTGCTGAAGCCGCACGCTTACGTGGTGAACACGGCACGCGGTGAAGTCATCGACGAAGGCGCGCTGGCGCGCATGTTGGAAAAGGGCGAACTCGCCGGCGCCGGCCTTGACGTGTTCGAGCACGAACCGGCGATCAACCCGAAGCTCAAGAAGCTGACCAACGTCGTGCTGCTGCCGCACATGGGCTCGGGCACGATCGAAGGCCGTATCGACATGGGCGAGAAGGTGATCGTGAACATCAAGACCTTCGCCGACGGGCACAAACCGCCCGATCGTGTCATCCCAGCGATGCTGTAGCTTGCGGACTTCACCTCCTCCTCGATGGAGGAGATGGCTGCGAAGCGAGGTGAACCTCACACGTCGTCGTCGCGGCTATATTTGTGCTTGTGCTTGGCGCGTTGATCCTTGTGGATTTGTTTCCACTTGGTGCGGTTGGCGGCCTCCGCAGCCGGATCTTCCTTGCGCACCTCAAACGCCAATTCGCGTTGTAGCTTCAGGTACGATTGCCAACGTTCCGCGCTCAAGCTGCCGTCGGCCAACGCCGCCAGGATGGCGCAGCCCGGCTCGGACGCGTGCGTGCAATTGGTAAACTTGCACCCCGGCATAAGCTCCGCGATGTCGGTGAAGCTCTCATCCAAAGCCGCGTCGTCAGCGACGAGCCCAAGTTCGCGCATGCCCGGTGTGTCGATCAGCAACGCCCCGCTGGGCAAACGGAACAATTCCCTGTGCGTTGTCGTGTGGCGTCCGCGATCATCCGCTTCACGCACCGCACCCGTGGACATCAGCGCCGAACCCGCGAGCGCGTTCAGCAGCGTCGACTTACCCGCGCCCGAGCTGCCGAGGAGCGCCGCTGTCACGCCCGGCCGCAGCCATTGATCGAGCGCCTGAAGCCCTTGGCCCGTCAGCGCCGATAGCGTCACCACCGGTGCGCCGGCCGCAATGTCGGCGACGGCTTGGCGTTCGCCCGCAACATCGGCGCTCAAATCCGCTTTGGTCAGCACGATCACAGGCGTCGCCCCGCTGTCGCGCGTCGCCACCAAATAACGTTCCAATCGGCGCGGATTGAGATCGTTGTTCAGCGAGGCGACAAGGAACGCGATGTCGACATTCGCCGCGACAATCTGCACGCCCACGCCGCCGGCGGCGCGACGTGAGAACGTGCTTTTCCGCGGCATCAAAGCCTGGATCAACGCGTCGCCGTCATTGCCAACGCGCTCGATCGCCAACCAATCGCCCACCACCGGATGCTCGCCTTGCGCCGCATCTGCTGCAAAGCGCCCACTCAGCCGCCCGGCGCATTCGCCTGCTTCGGTCACCAAACGCCAAAGCCCGCGATGGTGCGCAACGACGCGCGCCGCCGACAAGCCTGCCGCGGCGTGCGGCGCGAATGCCGCCCGCAGTGCGTCGTTCCAGCCAAATTCCTCGATCATGAATTATCCGAAGGCGCCGGCGCCGAAGGAAGTGTCGGCAACGCGAGCCAGGATAACAGATTACGAGCGGGCTTGGTCAAAACTCCGTCGTGATCGTCAACCGGACGTTCCGCCCAGGAAGCGGCAGTTCGTTCTTCAGGAACGAGGCGTGCACGCGGCCTTCTTCGTCGCTGAGGTTTCGGCCATCAAGGCGGATGGTGAGGCCGCCATTGTCGCCCGCTGGGCGGAAGGCGAGGCCCGCGTTCACGAACGTGAAGCCCTCGGTCGGCGTTTCAAATTGCGCGACACGATCCTGTTCCGC
This window of the alpha proteobacterium U9-1i genome carries:
- a CDS encoding glyoxylate reductase, producing MRDHMAAKKLKVIVTRKLPEPVETRLKELFDAELNVDDKPFTAEELAAAMARADVLVPTVTDRIDGRLLSRAGENLRLIAQFGAGVDNIDVQTAVQRGITITNTPGVLTEDTADMTMALILAVPRRIIDGVRVIEQDKFTGWSPTWMMGRRIWGKRLGIIGMGRIGQAVARRAKAFGLQIHYHNRRKVAPHIEQELEATYWDSLDQMLSRMDIVSVNCPHTPATYHLLSARRLALLKPHAYVVNTARGEVIDEGALARMLEKGELAGAGLDVFEHEPAINPKLKKLTNVVLLPHMGSGTIEGRIDMGEKVIVNIKTFADGHKPPDRVIPAML
- a CDS encoding probable GTPase related to EngC, with the protein product MIEEFGWNDALRAAFAPHAAAGLSAARVVAHHRGLWRLVTEAGECAGRLSGRFAADAAQGEHPVVGDWLAIERVGNDGDALIQALMPRKSTFSRRAAGGVGVQIVAANVDIAFLVASLNNDLNPRRLERYLVATRDSGATPVIVLTKADLSADVAGERQAVADIAAGAPVVTLSALTGQGLQALDQWLRPGVTAALLGSSGAGKSTLLNALAGSALMSTGAVREADDRGRHTTTHRELFRLPSGALLIDTPGMRELGLVADDAALDESFTDIAELMPGCKFTNCTHASEPGCAILAALADGSLSAERWQSYLKLQRELAFEVRKEDPAAEAANRTKWKQIHKDQRAKHKHKYSRDDDV